A window from Drosophila kikkawai strain 14028-0561.14 chromosome 2L, DkikHiC1v2, whole genome shotgun sequence encodes these proteins:
- the esc gene encoding polycomb protein esc gives MNSDKVKNGNNEAEDSDDSCGDESASYTTNSTTSRSKSPSSSTRSKRRGRRSTKSKPKSRAAYKYDTFVKENHGANIFGVAFNTLLGKEEPQVFATAGSNRVTVYECPRQGGMQLLHCYADPDPDEVFYTCAWSYDLKTSAPLLAAAGYRGVIRVIDIEQNEAVGNYIGHGQAINELKFHPHKLQLLLSGSKDHAIRLWNIQSHVCIAILGGVEGHRDEVLSIDFNMRGDRIVSSGMDHSLKLWCLNTPEFHHKIELSNTFSQEKSTLPFPTVTKHFPDFSTRDIHRNYVDCVQWFGNFVLSKSCENAIVCWKPGQLHQSFEQVKPSDSSCTIIAEFEYDECEIWFVRFGFNPWQKVIALGNQQGKVYVWELDPSDPEGAVMTTLSNTRSVSTVRQIAFSRDASVLVYVCDDATVWRWNRRQAAAI, from the exons ATGAACAGTGACAAAGTGAAAAACGGCAACAACGAAGCCGAGGACTCCGACGACTCATGCGGC GACGAATCGGCCAGCTATACCACCAACAGCACCACGTCGCGCAGCAAGTCGCCCTCGTCCAGCACGCGGAGCAAACGGCGTGGTCGCCGCAGCACCAAATCCAAGCCAAAGAGCCGCGCCGCCTACAAATACGA CACTTTTGTGAAGGAGAACCATGGAGCCAATATCTTTGGCGTCGCCTTCAACACGCTGCTGGGCAAGGAGGAGCCGCAGGTGTTTGCCACCGCCGGCAGCAACCGGGTGACGGTGTACGAGTGCCCGCGGCAGGGCGGAATGCAGCTGCTCCACTGCTACGCCGATCCGGAT CCCGATGAGGTATTTTACACATGCGCCTGGTCCTACGACCTTAAGACCTCAGCCCCTCTATTGGCTGCGGCTGGCTACCGCGGCGTCATCCGAGTGATTGACATTGAACAAAACGAGGCGGTGGGAAACTACATTGGCCACGGCCAGGCCATCAATGAGCTCAAGTTCCATCCGCACAAGCTGCAGCTGTTGCTCTCGGGCAGCAAGGATCATGCCATCAGGTTGTGGAACATTCAAAGTCACGTCTGCATTGCCATCTTGGGCGGCGTGGAGGGACATCGCGACGAAGTGCTGTCCATAGACTTCAATATGCGAGGCGATCGCATTGTATCCAGCGGCATGGATCACTCGCTGAAGCTGTGGTGCCTGAATACACCCGAATTCCACCACAAGATCGAGCTATCGAATACCTTCAGCCAGGAGAAGTCCACCTTGCCCTTTCCCACGGTGACCAAGCACTTTCCCGACTTCTCCACGAGGGACATACATAGGAATTATGTGGACTGCGTCCAGTGGTTCGGCAACTTTGTGCTCTCCAAGTCCTGCGAGAATGCCATCGTTTGCTGGAAACCCGGGCAACTCCACCAGAGCTTCGAACAGGTAAAGCCGAGCGATTCCTCCTGCACAATCATCGCGGAGTTCGAGTACGACGAATGTGAGATTTGGTTTGTGCGCTTCGGGTTCAATCCCTGGCAAAAGGTAATTGCCCTGGGCAACCAGCAGGGCAAGGTGTATGTGTGGGAGCTGGATCCCAGCGACCCGGAGGGTGCGGTCATGACCACACTGAGTAATACGCGCAGCGTATCCACTGTGCGACAGATCGCCTTCTCCCGCGACGCCAGCGTCCTGGTCTACGTGTGCGATGACGCCACTGTGTGGCGCTGGAATCGTAGACAGGCGGCCGCCATCTGA